In Nocardioides luti, the DNA window GTCTCCGGCGCGGTCGCGACCAAGCCCGCGACCGCGATCACCACCGACGTCGCGCTCGTGGTGTCGGAGAGCCCGGACGGACCCGACTACGTCTCCCGCGGCGGCCACAAGCTGGCGGGTGCGCTGGCGGCGTTCGGCCCGGCCGGCCTCGAGGTGCGGGGCCGACGCTGCCTCGACGCGGGAGCCTCGACCGGCGGCTTCACCGACGTGCTGCTGCGCGCGGACGCCGGGCAGGTGGTCGCGGTCGACGTGGGCTACGGCCAGCTCGCGTGGAAGCTCCGCCAGGACGACCGGGTCGTCGTGCACGACCGGATGAACGTCCGGGAGCTGACGACCGAGGCGATCGGCGGCCCCGTCGACGTGGTGGTCGGCGACCTCAGCTTCATCTCGCTCGAGCTCGTGCTGGACGCCCTGCTCGGCGTGACCGCCCCGGACGGCGACCTCGCGCTGATGGTCAAGCCCCAGTTCGAGGTCGGCAAGGACCGGGTCGGCAAGGGCGGAGTGGTGCGCGACCTCGACCTGAGGGCCGAGGCCGTCAACGGTGTCGCCGCGGCGGCCGCCCGCCGGGGCTGGGGCGCGCGCATGGTCGTGACCAGCCCGTTGCCCGGCCCGTCCGGCAACGTGGAGTTCTTCCTGTGGCTGCGCCGGGGGGACCCGACCATCGACGCCGACCACATCCACAGCGTCGTGGTGGCAGCCGACCCGTTGGGGGTCCCGGGTGAGAAGGTGGACCCGTGACCGACACCGCGCCGCCCGCTGCCCCCATGACGGGCCGGCGGGTCCTCATGCTGGCGCACACCGGCCGCGACGACGCGCGTGAGGTCTCGCGGGCCTTCTGCAAGGCGCTGACCAGCAACGGCATCGTGGTCCGGCTGCTCGCCAAGGAGGCCGCCGACCTCGGGCTCGACCAGGACCAGCTGGGTGCGGCCCTCGAGATCGCCGACAGCGAGGACGAGGCCGACACGGGGTGCGAGCTCGCCCTGGTCATCGGCGGCGACGGCACGATCCTGCGCGCCGCCGAGATCACCCACGCCAGCGGCACCCCGGTCCTGGGCGTGAACCTCGGGCACGTGGGCTTCCTGGCCGAGGCGGAGTACGACGACGTCGAGTCGACCATCGACGCGATCGTGCACAAGCGCTACACCACCGAGGACCGGCTCACCCTCGACGTCACCGTGCACCGCGACGGCGAGGTCGTGATGAGCACGTTCGCGCTCAACGAGGCCAGCGTCGAGAAGGCCGCCCGCGAGCGGATGCTCGAGGTCGTCGTCGAGGTCGACGGGCGTCCCCTCTCGCGCTGGGGCTGCGACGGCGTGGTCTGCGCGACCCCGACCGGCTCCACGGCGTACAACTTCAGCGCCGGCGGCCCCATCGTCTGGCCCGACGTCGAGGCGCTCCTGCTGGTCCCGATCAGCGCGCACGCGCTCTTCGCCCGGCCGCTCGTGGTGTCCCCGCACTCCGTGCTCGCCGTCGAGGTGCTGGCCCGCACCGAAGGGGCCGGCGTGCTGTGGTGCGACGGCCGTCGCGCGGTGGACCTGCCCCCGGGCGCCCGCATCGAGGTCCGTCGCGGGCCTCGCCCGGTCCGGCTGGTCCGGCTGCACCAGGCCCCGTTCGGCGACCGGCTCGTCGCGAAGTTCGGCCTGCCCGTCGAGGGCTGGCGCGGGTCCAGCGAGCGGCGCCGGCGGCTCGCGGCCGAGGGTGCCCCGGAGGACGCGTCCCGTGCTTGAGGAGATCCGGATCGGCTCGCTCGGCGTCATCGAGTCGTCGACGCTGGAGCTCGGCCCCGGGCTGACCGTCATCACCGGTGAGACCGGTGCCGGCAAGACCATGATCGTCACCGCCCTGGGCCTGCTGCTGGGCGGTCGGTCCGACAGCGGCGCGGTCCGCACGGGCGCCCGCTCCGCCCGCGTCGAGGGCGTCGTCCGGGTGGACGGCCTGCCCGACTTCGCCCGCGCGGTCGAGGACGCCGGCGGCGAGGTCGAGGACGGCATCGTCGTGCTCGCCCGCAACGTGTCGGCCGAGGGTCGCAGCCGGGCCTTCGTCGGCGGGGCGTCGGTCCCGGTCTCGGCGCTCGCCGAGGTCGCCGAGCCTCTGGTCGCCGTGCACGGCCAGTCCGACCAGCACCGGCTGCTGCGGCCGCGAGCCCAGCGCGAGGCGCTCGACCGCTTCGGCGGCGAGCACACGGCCGCGCTGGCGGCGACGTACGCCAGCCTCTTCCACGACCTCGACGCCACCGAGCGCGAGCTCGAGGAGGTCGTGGCGACCGCCCGCGACCGGGCCCGCGAGGCGGACCTGCTGCGCTTCGGCCTGACCGAGATCGAGGCGGTCTCGCCGGAGCCGGGGGAGGACGCGACGCTCGCGGCCGAGGAGACCCGGCTGGGCTTCGCCGACACGCTGCGCACCGCGGCCGAGCAGGCGCGCGAGGCGCTCTCAAGCGAGCAGGGCGACCCCGACACGCTGGCGACCGCCTCGGCGGCGCGGACGCTGCTCGACGGGGTCCGTGAGCACGATCCGGAGGCGGGGGAGCTGGCCGACCGGCTGGCCGAGATCACCTACCTGCTCTCCGACCTCGCGGCCGACGTCGCGTCGTACGCCGCCCGCATCGACACCGACCCGGCCCGGCTGGCCGGGGTCTCGGAGCGGCGCGCCGCGCTGACGGCACTCACCCGGAAGTACGGCGACACCATCGACGAGGTGCTCGCGTGGTCGGAGCAGTCGGCCACGCGACTGCTCGACCTCGACAACACCGACGGGCGCATCGAGGAGCTCCGCTCCGAGCAGCAGCGGCTGCGCGGCGAGCTGGCCGAGGCCGGTGCCGCGCTCTCCACGGCTCGCACCGCCTCGGCCGTCCGGCTCGCCGAGGAGGTCACCGCCGAGCTGACCCTGCTGGCGATGCCGCACGCCCGGCTCGAGATCAGCGTCGTGCAGCACGAGGTCGACCGCGCGAGCGCCGAGGCGGCCACGAGCCGCGGGCCGCTGAAGGTCGGCAAGCGCTGGCTGAAGTACGCCCCCTCCGGGCTCGACGAGGTCGAGCTGCTGCTGGCGGCGAACACCGGCTCCGAGCCGCGACCGCTGAACAAGGGCGCGTCCGGGGGTGAGCTGTCGCGCGTGATGCTGGCCCTCGAGGTCGCCCTCGCCGGGACCAGCCCCGTCCCGACGTTCGTCTTCGACGAGGTCGACGCCGGGGTCGGCGGCACTGCCGCCGTCGAGGTCGGGCGCCGCCTCGCGCAGCTGGCGCAGAACGCCCAGGTCCTGGTCGTGACGCACCTGCCCCAGGTCGCGGCGTACGCCGACCGCCACGTGGTGGTCGAGAAGTCGCACGACGGCACCGTCACGAGCTCGGGGCTCACCGTCCTCGACGACGACCAGCGTGAGCGGGAGCTCTCCCGGATGCTCGCCGGGCTCACCGACTCCGACACGGCCCTCGCGCACGCCCGCGAGCTGCTCGAGGTCGCCCAGCCGGCTAGGGCGCTGGGCTGAGGTAGATCCGGGCCTCCCAGCCCGCCAGCGTGCTGGTCGCGGGGCCGAGGACCGGCTCGTTCAGCGGCAGGTTGCCCAGCAGCAGGCGCGCGCCGTGCCAGTCCGGCAGGTCCAGCGCCAGCGGCTCGCGGCCGCAGTTGGCCACCACGAGCATTCGCTCGTCGGTGGTGGACCGGGTGTAGGCCCACAGGACCGGGTGGTCGAGCCCGATCGACGTCACGTCGCCCTCGACGAGGATCGGCAGCCGGTGCCGGAGGTCGATGAGGCGCCGGTAGTGCGCGAACACCGACGCGGGGTCGTCGACCTGCGCCGCGGCGTTGAGCCAGGTGTGGTTGGGGTTGACCGCGAGCCAGGGCGTGCCGGTCGTGAAGCCGGCGTGCGGCGAGGCGTCCCACTGCACGGGCGTCCGCGCGTTGTCGCGGCTGATGTGCGCCAGCCCCGTGAGCGCGGCCTCCTGGTCGCGGCCCCGCGCGACCACCTCGGCCCAGTAGTTGACCGCCTCGGTGTCGCGGTGCTCGCCGGCGCCGGCGAACGGGTAGTTCGTCATGCCGAGCTCTTCGCCCTGGTAGACGTACGGCGTGCCGCGCAGGCCGTGCAGGACGGTTGCGAGCGCCGTGGCCGAGGCGCGCCAGTACGCCGGGTCGTCGTCGCCGAAGCGGGACACCACGCGCGGCTGGTCGTGGTTGTTCCAGTAGAGGCTGTTCCAGCCGACGTCGGCAAGGGCGTCCTGCCAGCGGTGCAGGGACCGCTTGAGGACCGGGAGGTCGAGACCGACGTAGTCGAACTTGTCGTCGGGCCCCTGGTCGACGGTGACGTGCTCGAACTGGAAGACCATGTCGACCTCGCGCCGGGCCGGGTCGGTGTAGTCCCGGGCCCGCTCGGGCGTGACACCCGGCATCTCGCCGACGGTGAGGAAGTGGCCCTCGCGGCCGCCGAACACCTCCCGGGTCATCTCGGCCAGGTGCTCGTGCACCCGCGGCCCGTCCGCGAAGAGGTCGAAGGCGTTGACGAACTCCTGACCGGGCACGGGCGGGGCGTCCGGGAGCCCGTCCGGCTTGGAGATGAAGTTGATGACGTCCATCCGGAAGCCGTCCACCCCGCGGTCGAGCCACCAGCGCATCATCGCGTGCACAGCCGCCCGGACCTCGGGGTTCTCCCAGTTCAGGTCGGGCTGCTTGCGGTGGAAGAGGTGGAGGTAGGCCTGTCCGGTGGCCTGGTGGACCGTCCACGCCGGTCCGCCGAAGAACGAGCCCCAGTTGTTGGGGAGCGCTCCGTCCGGGGCGTCGCGCCAGACGTACCAGTCGCGCTTCGGGTTGTCCGGCGACGACGCCGACTCCACGAACCACGGGTGCTCGTCGGAGGTGTGGTTCACGACGAGGTCCATCACCAGCTTCATGCCGCGCGCGTGCAGCCCGGCGACCAGCTCGTCGAGCTGCTCGAGGGTGCCGAACAGCGGGTCGATGTCGCAGTAGTCGCTGATGTCGTAGCCGTTGTCGGCCTGCGGGGAGCGGTGCACGGGGGAGAGCCAGACGACGTCGACCCCGAGGCTCTCGAGGTGGTCGAGCCGGGCGATGATGCCGCCGAGGTCACCGATCCCGTCGCCGTCGGAGTCGGCGAAGCTGCGGGGGTAGATCTGGTAGACCACGGCGGAGGCCCACCAGGCGCGCGTCTCGGTGCTCACCACCCGCACTCTTCCAGATGCCGGCCGCTCCCGACGCGCCCGGACCCGTGGGTTGCGGAGACGCCGTACGACCGGCTGAGACGATGGACGGTCATGAAATTCGCCCCTCGACAACGTCCCCCCGCCCCCCTGCCCGGACTCGTCGGCACCGCGCGCGTCGAGCGCCGGACGCACACCCTGCTGCCGCGCCTGCGGCCCGGCGACCTCGCGGTGCTCGACCACCTCGACATGGACCGGGCCACCGCCCAGGGCCTCGTCGACGCCGGCGTGAGCGCCGTGGTCAACGCCTCGCCGATGATCTCCGGGCGCTACGCGAACCTCGGCCCCGAGGTCCTCGCCGACGCCGGCATCCTGCTGCTCGACGGCGTCGGCGCCCCGGCGCTCGGCGCGATCAAGGACGGCAGCACGGTGCGCGTCCACGACGCCACGGTGTACGTCGACGACGAGCCGGTCGCCACCGGCCGGGTCGTCGACGCCGACCTGGTGCGCGCCGAGATGGCCGAGGCCCGCAGCGGCCTCGCGACCCAGCTCGCGACCTTCACGCACAACAGCGCGGCCTTCCTCCGTCGCGAGGAGGACCTGCTCCTGCACGGGCGGGGCCTGCCCCGCCCCGCCACCCGGATCGCCGGACGCGCCGCCGTGGTCGTGGTCCGCGGGCACGAGTGGGAGCGCGAGCTCGCCGCGATCCGGCCGTTCCTGCGCGAGCAGGAGCCGGTGCTGATCGGGGTCGGGCGCGGTGCCGACCTGCTGCGTGCGGCCGGGCACCGGCCCGACCTCGTGGTGCTGGACGCCCGGGCGGAGGAGGCGGACCGCCCCGACGCCGCGACCCTGCGGGCGGCCCGCGACGTCGTCGTCCGCGTCGACCGGGGGGCCGACCGCGCCGCGACCGACCAGCTCGAGCGGCTCGGCGTACGCCCCCTGCGCATCGAGACCGCGGCGACCTGCGAGGACGCGGCGCTGCTGCTGGCCGACGCCGGGCGCGCCTCGGTCATCGTCGGCGTGGGCATGCACGCCACGCTCGACGAGCTCCTCGACCGCCAGCGCTCCGGCCTGGCCAGCACCTACCTGACCCGGCTCAAGGTCGGGCCGCGGCTGGTCGACGCGACCGCCGTGCCGTACCTCTACTCCGGCCGGGTCCGCCCGCGCCACCTCTTCTCCGTGATGCTCGCCGGTCTGGTCGCCCTCGGCGCCGCCGTCGCCGTCACCCCGGTCGGGCACGAGTGGGCGACGACGCTCGCCGCCGCGCTGTCCGACCTCGTCAACTCGTGAGGACCCCGCTGTGATCACCTACCGCCACCACATCACCACCCTCGTGGCCGTCTTCCTGGCCCTCGCCGTCGGCGTCGTGCTCGGGGGCGGCCCCCTGACCGACCTCGGCCGGGAGCCGAGCGTCGCCCCGGCCCGGGCCGGGGCGACCCGGGACGCCCGTGAGCTCGCCGGCTTCGGCGACGACTTCGCCGCAGCCGGGGCGGCCACGCTCTACGACGACCGGCTGCGCGACCACGCCGTCGCCGTGCTGACGCTGCCCGGCGCCGACGACGACGTCGTCGGCGCGCTGACCCAGCAGGTCGAGGAGGCCGGCGGCACGGTGGCCGGGACGTACGCCGCCCGGCCGTCGCTCGTCGCGCCGGGGGAGAAGTCCCTCGTCGACACCCTCGGCAGCCAGCTGATGACGCAGCTGGGCGACGGTGCGGTGGCGAGCGACGCCTCGACGTACGTCCGCGCCGGTCAGCTGGCCGGTCTGGCGATGGCCACGGGCGACGTCCCCGCGGACGACGCGAGCTCGGTGCGGCAGAGCCTCGCCGGCGCCGAGCTGCTCACCTCGCCCGAGAAGCCGAAGGCGGCCGACCTGGTGCTCGTCGTCCTCGGCACCGCCACGGACGACGCGATCGTGTCCGGGCTGGTCGACGGGCTGGCCGCGAAGGCGACCGGCGTCGTCGTCGCCGGGGACACCGACTCTGCCGCCTCCGGCGACCTGGCCGGCGTACGCCGTGAGCCGGTCGGGCAGGACGTCGCGACCGTCGACGGGGTGGAGGCGCCGCTCGGCCAGGTCACCGCCGTGCTCGCCCTTGCCCGGTCGCTGACCGTGCAGGGCGGATCCTTCGGAGCGTCGGGTTCGGACGGAGCGGTTCCTCTGGGATAGCATGAAGTCCCGTGAAGAGCGCTGCGCAAACCAAGCATGTTTTCGTGACCGGAGGCGTCGCCTCGTCCCTCGGGAAGGGACTCACGGCCTCGAGCCTCGGCAGCCTCCTGAGGTCGCGCGGGCTCCGGGTGACCATGCAGAAGCTGGACCCCTACCTCAACGTCGACCCCGGGACGATGAACCCGTTCCAGCACGGCGAGGTCTTCGTGACCGACGACGGCGCCGAGACCGACCTCGACATCGGCCACTACGAGCGCTTCCTCGACACCAACCTGTCCCAGATCGCCAACGTCACGACCGGGCAGGTCTACTCGAGCGTGATCGCCAAGGAGCGCCGCGGCGACTACCTCGGTGACACCGTCCAGGTCATCCCGCACATCACGAACGAGATCAAGGACCGGATCCTCGCGATGGGCTCGGCCGACGTCGACGTCGTCATCACCGAGGTCGGCGGCACCGTCGGCGACATCGAGTCGCTGCCGTTCCTCGAGGCCGCGCGCCAGGTCCGCCACGACATCGGCCGCGACAACGTCTTCTTCCTGCACGTCTCCCTGGTGCCCTACATCGGCCCGTCCGGCGAGCTCAAGACCAAGCCCACGCAGCACTCCGTCGCCGCCCTGCGCCAGGTCGGCATCCAGCCCGACGCGGTGGTCTGCCGCGCGGACCGCGAGCTCCCGCAGTCGATCAAGCGCAAGATCTCGCTGATGTGCGACGTCGACGAGGAGGCCGTCGTCACCGCGGCCGACGCCCCGTCGATCTACGACATCCCCAAGGTCCTGCACCGCGAGGGGCTCGACGCCTACGTCGTACGCCGGCTCGACCTGCCCTTCCGCGACGTCGACTGGACGCTCTGGGACGACCTGCTCCGCCGGGTGCACCACCCCAAGGAGGAGGTGACGGTCGCGCTGGTCGGCAAGTACATCGACCTGCCCGACGCCTATCTCTCCGTCGGCGAGGCGCTCCGGGCCGGTGGGTTCGCCCACGAGGCGAAGGTGCAGATCCGCTGGATCCCGTCCGACGAGTGCGAGACGCCGGCCGGCGCCGCCCGCCAGCTCAGCGACGTCGACGCGATCTGCGTGCCCGGCGGCTTCGGCATCCGCGGCATCGAGGGCAAGCTCGGCGCCCTCACCTATGCCCGCACCCACGGCATCCCGACGCTCGGCCTGTGCCTGGGCCTGCAGTGCATGGTCATCGAGTACTCCCGCAGCGTCGCCGGCCTCGAGAAGGCCGCGTCCACCGAGTTCGACCCCGACTGCCCCGAGCCCGTCATCGCGACCATGGAGGAGCAGAAGTCGTTCGTCGAGGGCGCCGGGGACCTGGGCGGCACCATGCGGCTCGGGCTCTACCCGGCCCGGCTCAAGGAGGGCTCGGTGGTGCGCGCGGCGTACGGCGAGGCCGAGATCGAGGAGCGCCACCGGCACCGCTACGAGGTCAACAACTCCTACCGCGAGCAGCTCGAGGCCGCCGGGCTCGTCTTCTCAGGCACGTCCCCGGACAACAACCTCGTCGAGTTCGTCGAGCTGCCGAAGGACGTCCACCCGTACTACGTCTCCACCCAGGCGCACCCCGAGCTCCGCTCCCGCCCGACCCGCCCGCACCCGCTCTTCGCCGGGCTCGTCGGCGCCGCGATCGAGCGGCAGCGCGAGCTCCGCTTCCCGATCGACGAGTCGCTGCTGCGGCGCGCTGACGCGGACGAGGAGTGAGCCGCGGTCGCGGCTGATCGGACCAGCGGCTCGGTCGCGCTGACTCCGGTCGGTCGGGCCTGTTCATGGGGGCGAGGGGCCGCTGCGCGCCCCTGTGGGACCACGCAGGCTCGCCGTGTCGTCGCGCGATGTCGGCGGTCGCGTCACCGTGGGCGTTCAGCGCGACGCCACGCCTCGTTTTAGCGTGGCTCCCACAGGCCCGCGCAACCGCCCCGCGCCCCAGGGCAGGCCCGACCGCCCGCGGGTCCCGACCTCGCCGCTGCGCGGGTGGGTGGGATGAGGTGGGTGATCCACCACCCTTCACCTCCCCACAGGGGATGACCGACGGTGCGTGCTGCGCTGGTCGACGGCTGGATGGCGGCGCGGACCGGACGGCGCCGGACGGAGTCCGGGCGGCGGAGGGACACGGCGGACGGTGGCTGGGACTGGCCCCCCTGGAGCGACGAAGGAGCGGAAGGGGTGGTTCCCGGCCGCCGTGTCCCTCCGACGCACGGGCGGAGGCCGGTGCCGGGAGGTCCGGGTCGGCAGCCCCGGAGGGCCGACCGCCCGGAGCCCGGTCGACGGAGGGAGAGCAGCCGTTGCGCGCCGCCGCGCGCCTCAGCCGCGGGCGCGGAGGACTCGCCTGAGGGTGTCGGCGCTGGTGAGGAGCTCGCCGCGGATGGTGGGGTTCTGGCCGTCGCGGTGGGCGATCTCGAGGGCGCGGTCGAGGTAGGCCTGGTCGGCGGTGCTCGGGGCGGTGGCGCGGATGAGGGAGCCGACCGTGAGCATGCCGCCCTCGGCGGAGAGCTTCTCGATCTCGTCGAGGTAGCGGTGCGCCCACGGGACGAGGAGCTCGTGCTGGGCGGGGCGCCAGAAGCTCGTGGCGAGCCCGAAGAGGGGCATCCCGGAGGGGATGGCCTTCTCGTCGTAGATCTGGGCCCAGACCTCGGCCTTGGCCTCGTCGTCGGCGCGGGCCGCCAGGACGCCGAGCGCCCGGACGAAGGAGTCCGGGTCGGGGTCGCGCTCCTGGAGGGCCTCGACCGCGGCGGCGTCGTAGTCGCCGAGCGCGGAGCGCCGGGCCAGGACCCGCCAGGTAAGGTCGACGTCGTCGGCGGCGGCCGCGTCGAGGATCGCGAAGTGCTCCTCGGTGCTGGCCGAGGCCGCGAGGGTGCGCAGGGCGGGGGAGCGGTGGTCGGGCTCCTCGGCCAGCGCGGCGGCGACGTCGGCCAGGCGGGCCAGCTGGGCCGGGATGCTGACCGTGGGGCTCCACTGCTCGGCGGCCTTGAGCGCCATCTGGAGGAACGGCTCGACCACGCCGGCGCTGCGCTCGACCTCGAGCACGCCCAGGACGCAGGTGAGCAGCTCGTCGGTGGAGAGCTCGCCGTGCTGCAGCATGTTCCACGCCGTGGAGACCGCGACGGCGCGCGAGATCGGCTCGGGGAGCCCGCCGGCCGAGGCCAGCATCGTGCGCAGGGACTTCTCGTCGGTGCGGGTGGCCGCGAAGGTCAGGTCGGAGTCGTTGACGAGGTAGAGGTCCGCCTCGTCGGGCAGCCCCTCGACGGCGGTACGCGGGCCGTCGGTGTCGACGTACGCCGTGCCGACCTTCTCGAGGGCCTCGCCGGCCTGGCGGTAGACGCCGATCTCGAGGTGGTGCGGGCGGGCGTCGTCGCCGTCGGGGCCGGTCGCGAGGACCTCCCCGTCGGTGAGCGTCAGGGTGTCGGTGCCGGCGCGGTCGAACCACGCCGTCGTCCAGTCGGACAGGTCGCGACCGGCGGCGTCGCCCACCGCGGACATCAGGTCGGCGAGCACGGTGTTGCCCCAGGCGTGCTCGCGGAAGTAGGCGCGCAGGCCCTCGACGAACGCGTCCTCGCCGACCGTCGCGACGAGCTGCTTGAGGACGCTCTCGCCCTTGACGTAGGTGATCGCGTCGAAGTTCGCCATCGCCTGCGCCACGTTGGGGACGTCGCCGCGGATCGGGTGCGACGCGGGGCCCATGTCGGCGGCGTACCCGGTGAGCTTGGACTGCGCGAGGAAGGTCGACCAGCCGTCGATGAACGGCGTCGCGTTGACGCTGGCCCAGGTGGCCGCCCACGAGGCGAAGGCCTCATTGAGCCAGAGGTCGTCCCACCACTGCATGGTGACGAGGTCGCCGAACCACATGTGCGCCATCTCGTGCAGCAGCACCGAGGCGACGACGGCCTTCTGGCCGTGGGTGGGCTCGGAGCGGAAGAGCACGCTGTCGGTCCAGGTGACGCAGCCCCAGTTCTCCATCGCGCCGCCCATGTTGGGCACGAAGACCTGGTCGTAGCGGCGCTGCGGGAACGGCTGCGCGAAGCGCTCGCCGAAGAACGCGAGGCCGTTCGCGGTGTGGTCGAAGAGGTCCTGGGCGTCCCGCTCGAGGAAGGGCCGCAGCGACTGGCGGCAGTAGAGGCCGAGGCTGTGGTCGCCGCGCTCCTCGCGGATCTCGTGGAACGGCCCGGCGTTCACGACCACGACGTACGTCGACAGCGGGGGCGTGTCCGGGTAGGTCCAGACCCGGCCGCCGTCGGGCGCGTCCTCGACCGAGGTCGGGCCGTTGTTGCTGGTGACCGTCCAGGTCTCCGGGGCGGAGACGGTGAACGCGTGCGGGGCCTTGAGGTCGGGCTGGTCGAAGCAGGCCCAGGCGCGGCGGGCGTCGTCGGCCTCGAAGGACGTCCAGACGTAGACGAGCTTGTCCGAGGGGTCCACCGAGCGCAGGATGCCGTTGCCCGAGCCGGTGTCGGACTGGGCGGCGGCGACGACGAGGACGTTCTCGGCGGCCAGGTCGGGCAGCAGGATCCGGCCCCCGCTGACGGTGGCGAGGTCGAGCTCGCGGCCGTTGAGGGTGGCGGAGCGGACGTCGGCGACGCAGTCGACGAAGGTGCTGGCGCCCGGCGTGTGGCAGCGGAACGTGATCGTCGAGACGGACTCCAGGACCTCGCCCTCGAAGAGCCCGCGCAGGTCCACCGCGATGTCGTAGCGGTCGACGGCGAGCAGAGCGGTGCGCTCCTCGGCCTCGGTGCGGGTCAGGCTCAGCGTGGTGTCGCTCATCGGTGTCCCCTTCGTCCCGACGGGCCGTCCGATCGGTCCCGTCGCGTTCGGCGGCCACGGTAGCGTCACCGCCATGGCGACGCCCCCCGACACCTCGCGCGACGGCGCCACGCCGGTCCTCGCGGACAGCCCCGAGTCCTGGCCGGTCGTGTCGTCGACCGACCTGCACCGCGACGGGTGGGTGATGGCCCTCCGGGCCGATCTCGTACGTCGTCCCGGCTCGTCCGACGAGGAGCCGTTCCGCCGGCTGGTCCTGGAGCACCCGGGCGCCTGCATCGTGCTGGCGCTCGACGAGGACGACCGGGTGCTGTGCCTCGAGCAGTACCGCCACCCGGCGCAGCGTCGCTTCGTCGAGCTGCCCGCCGGGCTCATCGACCAGGAGGGCGAGGACCCGGTCGAGGTCGCCCGCCGGGAGCTGCGCGAGGAGGCGGGGCTCGAGGCCGGGCAGTGGACGCACCTGACCTCGACGTACTCCTCGCCCGGCATCATCGCCGAGCTCATGCACTTCTACCTGGCCCGGGACCTGACCCCGGTCGGGCGCGGCGACTTCGTGCTGGAGCACGAGGAGGCCGACATGGAGACCTTCTGGGTGCCGTTCGCCGACCTGCACGCCGCCGTGCTCGCC includes these proteins:
- a CDS encoding CTP synthase; translated protein: MKSAAQTKHVFVTGGVASSLGKGLTASSLGSLLRSRGLRVTMQKLDPYLNVDPGTMNPFQHGEVFVTDDGAETDLDIGHYERFLDTNLSQIANVTTGQVYSSVIAKERRGDYLGDTVQVIPHITNEIKDRILAMGSADVDVVITEVGGTVGDIESLPFLEAARQVRHDIGRDNVFFLHVSLVPYIGPSGELKTKPTQHSVAALRQVGIQPDAVVCRADRELPQSIKRKISLMCDVDEEAVVTAADAPSIYDIPKVLHREGLDAYVVRRLDLPFRDVDWTLWDDLLRRVHHPKEEVTVALVGKYIDLPDAYLSVGEALRAGGFAHEAKVQIRWIPSDECETPAGAARQLSDVDAICVPGGFGIRGIEGKLGALTYARTHGIPTLGLCLGLQCMVIEYSRSVAGLEKAASTEFDPDCPEPVIATMEEQKSFVEGAGDLGGTMRLGLYPARLKEGSVVRAAYGEAEIEERHRHRYEVNNSYREQLEAAGLVFSGTSPDNNLVEFVELPKDVHPYYVSTQAHPELRSRPTRPHPLFAGLVGAAIERQRELRFPIDESLLRRADADEE
- a CDS encoding alpha,alpha-phosphotrehalase, producing MSTETRAWWASAVVYQIYPRSFADSDGDGIGDLGGIIARLDHLESLGVDVVWLSPVHRSPQADNGYDISDYCDIDPLFGTLEQLDELVAGLHARGMKLVMDLVVNHTSDEHPWFVESASSPDNPKRDWYVWRDAPDGALPNNWGSFFGGPAWTVHQATGQAYLHLFHRKQPDLNWENPEVRAAVHAMMRWWLDRGVDGFRMDVINFISKPDGLPDAPPVPGQEFVNAFDLFADGPRVHEHLAEMTREVFGGREGHFLTVGEMPGVTPERARDYTDPARREVDMVFQFEHVTVDQGPDDKFDYVGLDLPVLKRSLHRWQDALADVGWNSLYWNNHDQPRVVSRFGDDDPAYWRASATALATVLHGLRGTPYVYQGEELGMTNYPFAGAGEHRDTEAVNYWAEVVARGRDQEAALTGLAHISRDNARTPVQWDASPHAGFTTGTPWLAVNPNHTWLNAAAQVDDPASVFAHYRRLIDLRHRLPILVEGDVTSIGLDHPVLWAYTRSTTDERMLVVANCGREPLALDLPDWHGARLLLGNLPLNEPVLGPATSTLAGWEARIYLSPAP
- a CDS encoding TlyA family rRNA (cytidine-2'-O)-methyltransferase — encoded protein: MPPRRLRLDAELVRRGLARSREHASELIANGRVKVSGAVATKPATAITTDVALVVSESPDGPDYVSRGGHKLAGALAAFGPAGLEVRGRRCLDAGASTGGFTDVLLRADAGQVVAVDVGYGQLAWKLRQDDRVVVHDRMNVRELTTEAIGGPVDVVVGDLSFISLELVLDALLGVTAPDGDLALMVKPQFEVGKDRVGKGGVVRDLDLRAEAVNGVAAAAARRGWGARMVVTSPLPGPSGNVEFFLWLRRGDPTIDADHIHSVVVAADPLGVPGEKVDP
- the recN gene encoding DNA repair protein RecN is translated as MLEEIRIGSLGVIESSTLELGPGLTVITGETGAGKTMIVTALGLLLGGRSDSGAVRTGARSARVEGVVRVDGLPDFARAVEDAGGEVEDGIVVLARNVSAEGRSRAFVGGASVPVSALAEVAEPLVAVHGQSDQHRLLRPRAQREALDRFGGEHTAALAATYASLFHDLDATERELEEVVATARDRAREADLLRFGLTEIEAVSPEPGEDATLAAEETRLGFADTLRTAAEQAREALSSEQGDPDTLATASAARTLLDGVREHDPEAGELADRLAEITYLLSDLAADVASYAARIDTDPARLAGVSERRAALTALTRKYGDTIDEVLAWSEQSATRLLDLDNTDGRIEELRSEQQRLRGELAEAGAALSTARTASAVRLAEEVTAELTLLAMPHARLEISVVQHEVDRASAEAATSRGPLKVGKRWLKYAPSGLDEVELLLAANTGSEPRPLNKGASGGELSRVMLALEVALAGTSPVPTFVFDEVDAGVGGTAAVEVGRRLAQLAQNAQVLVVTHLPQVAAYADRHVVVEKSHDGTVTSSGLTVLDDDQRERELSRMLAGLTDSDTALAHARELLEVAQPARALG
- a CDS encoding NAD kinase → MTGRRVLMLAHTGRDDAREVSRAFCKALTSNGIVVRLLAKEAADLGLDQDQLGAALEIADSEDEADTGCELALVIGGDGTILRAAEITHASGTPVLGVNLGHVGFLAEAEYDDVESTIDAIVHKRYTTEDRLTLDVTVHRDGEVVMSTFALNEASVEKAARERMLEVVVEVDGRPLSRWGCDGVVCATPTGSTAYNFSAGGPIVWPDVEALLLVPISAHALFARPLVVSPHSVLAVEVLARTEGAGVLWCDGRRAVDLPPGARIEVRRGPRPVRLVRLHQAPFGDRLVAKFGLPVEGWRGSSERRRRLAAEGAPEDASRA
- a CDS encoding copper transporter, which translates into the protein MITYRHHITTLVAVFLALAVGVVLGGGPLTDLGREPSVAPARAGATRDARELAGFGDDFAAAGAATLYDDRLRDHAVAVLTLPGADDDVVGALTQQVEEAGGTVAGTYAARPSLVAPGEKSLVDTLGSQLMTQLGDGAVASDASTYVRAGQLAGLAMATGDVPADDASSVRQSLAGAELLTSPEKPKAADLVLVVLGTATDDAIVSGLVDGLAAKATGVVVAGDTDSAASGDLAGVRREPVGQDVATVDGVEAPLGQVTAVLALARSLTVQGGSFGASGSDGAVPLG
- the steA gene encoding putative cytokinetic ring protein SteA, producing MKFAPRQRPPAPLPGLVGTARVERRTHTLLPRLRPGDLAVLDHLDMDRATAQGLVDAGVSAVVNASPMISGRYANLGPEVLADAGILLLDGVGAPALGAIKDGSTVRVHDATVYVDDEPVATGRVVDADLVRAEMAEARSGLATQLATFTHNSAAFLRREEDLLLHGRGLPRPATRIAGRAAVVVVRGHEWERELAAIRPFLREQEPVLIGVGRGADLLRAAGHRPDLVVLDARAEEADRPDAATLRAARDVVVRVDRGADRAATDQLERLGVRPLRIETAATCEDAALLLADAGRASVIVGVGMHATLDELLDRQRSGLASTYLTRLKVGPRLVDATAVPYLYSGRVRPRHLFSVMLAGLVALGAAVAVTPVGHEWATTLAAALSDLVNS